Part of the Cloacibacterium caeni genome is shown below.
CACTCGGAACCCTTTTCCTAGCACTTACGGATTCTACAGGTCCTTTTCACCGAAGAAGGAACGCACTGATAGTTGCCTCTGGATTTTATTTCTTTGTCTCGCTCATTGCAGGATTGTTGAAAGATTTCCCACCGCTTATTTTTTTAGAAATTATCATTTTCGGGATGTTTTTCACCATGTTAGGCGTTTACGGACAACGTTTAGCAGCAGTAGGTTCCCTCACATTAGTCGTTTTAGCCATTTTTATAGATGGCGCTCCTGGTGGTCATTCTGCGTTTTATAATGCATTGGTTTTTACTTTAGGTGGAATTTGGTTCATCTTGGTTTTCATGCTGGTAACGGTAATAAAACCATATAAACTGGCAGAACAAATGATTGGTGAAAATTATATAGAACTCGGTAATTATTTGAAATTAAAAGCTCAGTTTTACCATTCTAAACCAGATTTCGATGTTTTGTACAAGCAAATTTTTGCATTGCAAGTCAGAATCAAAGAACATCAAGAAGCGACAAGAGAAGTGGTTTTCAAAACCCGACAAATCGTAAGAGAATCTACTTCTACCAGTAGATTATTGATTCAACTTTTCCTCAATTCACTTGACCTTTACGAGATTTTATTGACTTCAACCAACGACTACCGAAAACTGCAAAATACCTTTGGAAATAAAAATATTTTAGAAAAAATCCACAATTACCTCAATTTATTATCGAATGAATTGGTTCACATCGGGATTTCTATTCAAGGTGGATTAAAAACCGCTCCCATTACTGATATTTCTGCAGAAATTCATGCCTTACACGAAGAATATTACCAACTTAGAAATCAACACCTGAACGCCGAAACGTTAGAAGATTTCATGATTTTGAGACAAATCATGCACAGAATTTCTGCCATTTCAGAAGAAACTCAAAAAATATATCTTTTAAAATCTCAAGATATTAAATTGGCAAAAAGCCTTTCTACAGGGCTAGATTTAGAAAAATTTGTACAAAAAGATGAAAAACTTAACTCAAAAGTTTTCCTAGAAAATTTCTCTATCAAATCCAATCATTTCAGACATGCTGTAAGAATAACTACCTCATTATTAGTGGGTTACGCCATTTCAAAAATTGAAATTTTTCATATTCAAAAAACGTTCTGGATTCTCATCACCATTTTGGCGATTATGAGGCCTGCTTACAGCATTACCAAACACCGAAATATCCTCAGATTATACGGAACAGTTGGCGGTGCTGCTGCTGGATTATTTGTGATTTATTTCATCACGAATCCTGTTGCACAGTTTGTGATTTTCTTAATGTGTTTAGTGCTCACTTTCAGTTTGCTCAAAGATAAATATGCTTGGTCTGTTTTCTTTATGACGATTTATATTTTCTTGATGTTCAACTTCCTAAAACCTGGGGATTTCTCAGAACTTTTTATAGAAAGGTTGATTGACACAGCAATTGCTGGAGTTATTGTATTTCTGGTTTCTTACTTGGTTTTGCCCGTTTGGGAACATCAGAAAAATAGAACTTTTATGCTGAATTACATCCTTGCCAATCATAAATATTTGAATACTATCATTGAGATTCTTCAGCAAAAAAACATTCCTATTCAAGACTATAAAATCAGCCGAAAATACGCTGTGGTAAGTTTGGCCAATCTTTCTGATAATTTCCAGAAAATGCTTTCTGACCCAAAAGGTCAACAGAAAAATCTAGAAAACGTTCACCAATTTGTGACCACTTCTCACCTCTTTACCGCTTACAGTGCATCTCTTTCTCAGTACGCACAAAAAA
Proteins encoded:
- a CDS encoding FUSC family protein translates to MNYASELKKFITSQYIYSGTRIALAVVIPSIILAYLGLLKEFFLFPLGTLFLALTDSTGPFHRRRNALIVASGFYFFVSLIAGLLKDFPPLIFLEIIIFGMFFTMLGVYGQRLAAVGSLTLVVLAIFIDGAPGGHSAFYNALVFTLGGIWFILVFMLVTVIKPYKLAEQMIGENYIELGNYLKLKAQFYHSKPDFDVLYKQIFALQVRIKEHQEATREVVFKTRQIVRESTSTSRLLIQLFLNSLDLYEILLTSTNDYRKLQNTFGNKNILEKIHNYLNLLSNELVHIGISIQGGLKTAPITDISAEIHALHEEYYQLRNQHLNAETLEDFMILRQIMHRISAISEETQKIYLLKSQDIKLAKSLSTGLDLEKFVQKDEKLNSKVFLENFSIKSNHFRHAVRITTSLLVGYAISKIEIFHIQKTFWILITILAIMRPAYSITKHRNILRLYGTVGGAAAGLFVIYFITNPVAQFVIFLMCLVLTFSLLKDKYAWSVFFMTIYIFLMFNFLKPGDFSELFIERLIDTAIAGVIVFLVSYLVLPVWEHQKNRTFMLNYILANHKYLNTIIEILQQKNIPIQDYKISRKYAVVSLANLSDNFQKMLSDPKGQQKNLENVHQFVTTSHLFTAYSASLSQYAQKKTVYREIDFENWKNKINAELSRTIAILQRQEIKKDDFAESKLTPEDLVNELLEKRKEEITENEFYDRRDPKNISHLTELKNIRELLELIYNQARDQRKIAEKVTD